From bacterium:
TTTTTTTGAGTTCGCGAGTTTGACTGCTTCGAGGCCATCAGTGGCGGTTAGTACTTCAGCTCCTGCGGACTCTAGCAGAGTCTGAGTTGTAAAAAGCTGCTCTTCATTGTCATCAGCAACGAGAATAAGAGCTCCATCCAAACTTTCAACTGCATTATGCATTCAGTTCTCCAGCAACCAATTTATACGGCTTAGAAAGCCCAATTCTTAGAACCGATTCGGCCAGACTGATCGAACACAGACTGATCGAACACAGACTGATCGAACACAGACTGATCGAAGCAGCATCAGCCTCCCTTCATCATTTCTAAGAAATCTTTATTACTCTTGGTTCCATCCATTTTACTGATTAGCCACTCCATTGCCTCAATGGTGTTCAGCGGATTGAGGACTTTTCTGAGTAACCAGATCTTTTGCAACACATCTGGTTCCAAGAGGAGATCTTCTTTTCGCGTACCAGACCGATTCAGATCGACGGCTGGATAGACCCTTCGGTCAGCGAGCTTTCTGTCTAAGACAAGCTCCATGTTTCCAGTTCCTTTGAATTCTTCAAAGATGACTTCATCCATTCTAGAGCCAGTTTCAATAAGCGCAGTCCCAATGATCGTTAAGCTTCCTCCTTCCTCTACGTTACGAGCGGCACCAAAGAAGCGCTTTGGTTTATGAAGAGCATTTGAATCAACTCCTCCCGATAAGATTTTTCCGCTAGGTGGTACCACGGTGTTATATGCACGGGCTAGGCGCGTGATCGAGTCAAGAAGAATAACGACATCTTTTTTGTGTTCAACTAAACGTCGTGCCTTCTCAATTACCATTTCGGCAACCTGTACGTGCCTCTGCGCTGGCTCATCAAAGGTGGAGCTAACGACCTCGCCTTTAACAGAACGAGACATATCAGTTACCTCTTCTGGACGTTCATCGATCAGCAGAACGATGAGTACGCATTCTGGATGATTCTCAGTGATAGCATTTGCAATTCGTTGTAAAAGAACGGTCTTTCCCGTTCTAGGAGGGGCAACAATCAGTCCTCTCTGACCTTTGCCGATTGGACAGAAGAGGTCGATGATTCTCTGGGAGAAGTCTTTCTGAGTTGTTTTTGTTTCGAGCTTCAGTCGCTCGTCAGGATAAAGCGGTGTGAGGTTGTCGAAGTGAATCTTACTTTTTAAAGCGTCAGTGGAGTCACGGTTTACCGATTTTACCTTCAAGAGAGCAAAATAACGCTCCCCTTCTTTCTCTCTTGGAGGACGTATTTGCCCCTCGACAGTATCTCCTGTTCTAAGGCCGAATCGTCGAATCTGATTCGGTGATACGTAGATATCGTCGGAGCCGGGAAGATAGTTGTCATTTGGAGAGCGGAGAAAGCCAAAGCCATCAGGTAAACATTCGAGAACACCATCTCCATAAATATTACCGTTTGTTTCGGATTGCGCGGTTAAGATGGAAAATATGAGTTCCTGTCGTCTCAAGGTGTTTGCGTTTGTAATTTCAAACTCACCTGCAAGTTTGACGAGTTCTTCTGACTTTAACCCTTTCAGTTCACTTAGGTTCATTTCTCTTCCTCTTATTTCTGTATTTGCACATTAAGACGCAAACACTGATTATCTACTAATAAAACTTGTCTTATTTGCTAGCTAGCAAACGCGAGCTTTGCGCTGCTTTACCTCTTCTTCTCCAACGTCCGTCAGCTACTCCTAATTTCTCTAATGGTCGTCAACAAAATCTAAAGGGGGTATCTTCATGCGAGCAAAAAACTAAATTTTGAAATCTGTTCTTTACATCCCTTACATAAAATTTCTCAGTATGGATATTTCTCAGTAAGCCTATTTCTCAGTAAAACTGCGTCCGTACCTTTAAATCCTCTTTCTTTCTTTGTGACGTTCTAATTTCGTCAGAGCATTCGCACTAGAGCATTCTCTTTATAACACACTGTCTTAAGGGATTGGATTATGCGAAGTGTAAGAGGAAAGACTCCCCTATCCCAAAAGTCTACCTGAAGACTCCCTCTATCTCAAGCTACCTTCTTTCAGAAATTTTGCGAGTTTTCGTCTTCTTTTGCTCCTGAAGGGTAAGAGCGGAGAATTTAAGGCCATAATCAGGCTCTAACCTTGATATCGCCTCTGGATCATAGGTCGAGAGGCCTTCGACTGGTCCGCTCAGGTTTGCTACTGACAGCTCCTCAGCAAAGCAGATCGGATAGGTCTTCTTTTGATCGGCTGTTTGGAGACTCAGTGGTTGAATAATAACTCCGTATTCAGAGACGTTCAGCAATTCAAGAGCATCCTGTTCACCACGAATTTCCCAGTTTGAGACCTCCGAGGGCTGGTGAATGGATAGCTCCTCAACAATCCACCTATCTTTTCCGATGGATTGCCCGAAGCGTATAGTTTTTGGCTGAGAGAGCTCCCTAACGAGTCGATGCCGTGCAACCTCGAAGGTCGAGGTTGGAATTAATGGAATCTGCAAGGCTGTAGCGAGTCCCTTTGCAAAACACATCACCATTCTTAGACCAGTGTAACTCCCTGGCCCGGAAAGGCATCGGATCATATCGGGTTGGAAAGCGATGTCCTTTTTCTTAAGACATTCCTTTAGTTCGGATAAGAGACCCCCCAGAGTTTTTTCCGCTAAGCGTAGAGAGTTATTCGTGGAAGAGAAGCTTAATAACTCATCCTTCTCTGTTCGATAGTTTAGCCTTATTACGTCTCCGACCACAGCTATGCTAAGAATCTTTACCATCTTCTTCTCATCAGGTACTTCAGACTGATAATATAGCTACCCGAATAGCTTTTTAATATCATTTGATACTGCAAATAACATAAGACCCAGAAGAAAAAGCATCCCAATCTGCGTCGCAATTTGTTGTAGTCGCATACTTACTGGTGAACCTTTGATAGCTTCAATGGTAAAGAAGACCAGATGGCCACCATCAAGCACAGGAATTGGCAGCAGATTTAAGAGCGCTAAGCTCACACTGAGAAACACCATGAAGTCGATAAGACGGTCTATTCCACTCTGGGCAGCATCAGCACCATGCTTAAAAATATACAGGGGACCTGATATGCTATCAGTCGAGAGCCTTCCCTTGATCATTCCATAGAGCCCCTTGAGTGTTAGTTCACTGATAAATAAAACTTGCTGCACACCAAGGGTAGCAGCTTCGAAAAATCCAGCTGCCTCACGAGTCGTGGCAGGAATAATTCCCACTTTATAACGTTCTCTGTATTCATCGTCATCTAAGAGGATATCCAGCTCAGATTGCTCAAGGGTGGGAGTTAGGGTGAGTGAAACAATTTCGCCATCTCTATCGAGGTCAAGTTGTAGCGACGCTCCCGCAGAGTTTTGAATAGTTCGTGCCATTTCATCCCACAGGGTAATCTCTTTTCCATTTATTCGAATCACGGTATCACCTGCCTGAATTCCAGCTTGCTCAGCAGGTAAGTCTGGAATGGTCGCGCCTATTTTTGCTATCTCCACAGAAGTTGCCTTGCCGAATAAAAACAACGCGAACCAAGCAAGTAAAATTGCGAACAAGACATTAAATAAGGGTCCAGCGAAGACAATCAGGAACTTAGGTATATAAGATTGCGAAAGAAACCACCTATTACGATCCGTTGTTACTGGTGGTAAGAACGAATCATCGCTGAGCTCATCTGTTAGGCTTTCCGAAGCGAGATCTGCGGCTCCACTCATAGGCTCTTCGCTCGTCGTGTCACCCTTTTCTTGGTCAGGAGGAGTGTTATTTTCAGAGACAGTTGGGGAAGCACTTTCAAAGTCTAGAGGACTCTCTCCAGCCATTCTTACATAGCCACCCAGCGGAATGGCTCTAATGGAATATGCTGTCCCGCGGAACTGGCGCCCCCAGATTCGCGGACCGAAGCCGACAGCGAATTCAAGCACTTGCACCGAGAAAAGCTTGGCGAAAAGAAAATGTCCGAGTTCGTGAACAAAGACGAGAATGCCGAGTGCCAGAATGGCTGTAATAATACTCATAGAATAACCCCTACTCCCTTATTTGTTGCACCTTCTTGAAAAGTCTACTAACCACTCTTTCAGTTGTATTCTTTCTTCGTTTAATAGAGTCCGCAAGTCTTCTGGCTGCCTCAGTGGAGCAATGCAATTTCGCATCAAGGCTTCTTCAATAAAGGAAACAATTCCAGTAAATGGTAGCTTTCTTTCCAGGAAGGCATCAGCCGCAACTTCATTTGCCGTGTAGAAGCGCAACGCGATTCCAGCCTCCTCTTCTTGCTTTGCAACCTGGCGCCCTAGTCGAATAGCTGAAAAGCGTTCCTCATCACATGCCAAAAGTTCAAGTGCTCCTTCAACAAAAGGGGGCATGACGATCGGAGAAATGCCCGGATAATGCAGTGCATAGGTAATTGGAAGTGCCATATCAGGTGGCGAGCCATGAAAGAACTGACTACCATCACTACATTCTATGAAGCCATGGAGAATGCTTTGTGGATGGATCTTTACGGATATATTCTCAGGAGCTACATCAAACAACCACTTTGCTTCAATAAGTTCAAAGGCTTTATTCATAAGGGTAGCTGAGTCGAGGGATATGCGCTTCCCCATTTTCCACGTCGGATGAGCAAGCGCATCTTCAACGGAGACTGCCTCGAGCTCCTGAAGAGGAGTTCGGAAAAATGGTCCTCCTGAAGCAGTTAATCCAATCTTGGCAATAGAATTTTGAGGTATACACTGAATAAGTCGAAAAAGTGAGCTGTGTTCGGAATCTACTGGAAGTAAGGTTCCGCAGTGGCTCTCTTTTAATGCATCACGGAAAAATCCTCCTCCTACCACGAGTGCTTCTTTATTTGCTAAGGCTACCCGCTTCCCGCTCTTATAGGCTGGTAGAGCTGTAAAAATCCCCTCTATCCCAACGATAGCACCGATATGAATGTCGTAGTGGTTTGAGGTCGCGAAGGTGATAAACTCATTTTCTGATTCAAGCCACTCCCCCTGGTAATCGTTACCAAGAGCGGCTTTCGCTACTTTGTTTGCTGCATGATCCGCTAGACCTGCAAATCGAGGTTTGAATTCACGGACTTGCTCGACAAAGAGTTCCACTGAACTATTTGCAAACAGGCCAATCACTTCATGTTCTGGCGATTGTCTCAGAACGGATAGTGATGTCTTTCCGATTGATCCCGTTGAGCCAAAGAGTGCAACGCGTTTGAGCTGAGCGATGCTTGAATTATCTGGCGGTTGCGATGGAACAAGCATACTTAGGGACCTGTCTGAAGCAAAAGATAGAAAGCAGCGAAAACTGGACAAGAGGCTAGAATGCCATCAAGTCGATCTGACATGCCTCCATGCCCTGGCAGCGTAGTGCCCATGTCTTTCATCCCATGGGCTCTTTTGATGATTGATTTCATGAGATCTCCCAGCTGTGCGATAAGAATCACCGCCAGCGTTCCAGTACACAGGAGGAGATTGCTAGGAGAGTTCGCTGGCGTGGATAATGTGCTTGTAAGTAAGAAGCTAAGCATGAAGCCCGTCAGCATTCCACATCCGAGACCACCAATCGAGCCTAGAACCGTCTTTTTCGGCGAGAGAACAGGACTCAGGGATGGCGAAGAGAAGCGAGCCCCAACGAAATAAGCGCCAGAGTCATTCATGGCATTAACAAGGATAAACCAAACAAACAGGCGAAAAACATGTTCACCTGAAACGAGCGATACGAATGTTCCACCTCCTAGGGCTACAAGTATGACCGCTATGATTCGCTCAAGAACTCTTTTTTCTATAGCAGTAATACTCGACTTATTCTGAAAAATAACTGGGAAGAGTGCAAAGAAGAGAGAGATGCTACTAGCAAGTAATATGACTGGAAGCATGAAGTGCACTGCATGCTGACTACGAAACCAAGCGGCGTCATATCGCAGAAAAAGAATAGTAGTTGGTGTTAAGATTAAAGAGAGGAAAAAGACTAATTTCCCGACGAAGGTGATGTCTTCTTCTGAATTTTCAGACGAGGTGCTACAGGCCGCAACAATTTCTGCAGCAACGAGCATGACAAACAAATAGGTGCAGAGAATGATGCCCCACGACAGCAGCGGACTTAATGTAGTGCCAATCAGCAAAGCAACCGCCAGAAGAATCAATAGTGAAGCTGTGCGCAAGCGCTTCATCAAGCCAGGATATGCTTTAGGAGTGTCCCTGTGTGTTTCTTTAACTGACATGGTTTCCAACTGTAGCAAACTCTCCTATCTGCTATTTTTAAAATGGTGAATTGATTTTCTCTTTTCTAAGCGCTATCACTCGCTGCTATGACGTGACTGTCTATCGTTGTCCTCCCATAGCGTCGATCTCTTTTCGCATAAGCACTCAAGCAGGAGGCGAACTCCTCTCGAGAGAAATCTGGCCAGAGTGTCTCTGTTACCAAAATTTCTGTATACGCCAGTTGCCAGAGGAGAAAGTTAGAAATTCTATACTCACCGCTAGTTCTGATGAGGAGATCCGGATCAGGAATACCTGCTGTATCCAGACATTGAGCAAAGTTCTCGTCATTAAGTTCCTCGACAGAAAGAGAGCCTTCTATCACCTCTTGCATAAATCGACGTGAGGCACGGAGAATCTCGTCGCGACCTCCATACGAAATCGCAAGAATCAGATCCATTCCCTCGCAGTGCTTCGTGTCATGTTCCAGCGCCTCGAGCTTTGAGCAGACATCATCTGGCAAGCGGGAACGGTCACCGATCGAACGCATTCGAATATTCTGATCGAGTAGAGCCTGGCGCTCTTTTACTAAATATTCAGCAAAAAGGCTCATGAGGGCATTGACTTCGTCTTGTGGTCTATTCCAGTTCTCACTAGAAAAGGCATACAAAGTGACGTAACGGATGCCGTACTTTCTAGACTCTTCGAGCACTCTTCGTACGGAGTGTACGCCAGCTTCATGCCCCTTCACTCTTTGGGCACCTCGTTGCTCAGCCCAGCGACCATTTCCATCCATGATGATTGCCACGTGTCTAGGAATGCCATCCATATGCAGCGTGCTGGTAGCGGATAAAGGTGGTGAGCTGGAGCCGTTTTCCAAATTCTTACACCTCAAGTACTTCGTTTTCCTTCTTCTGGAGCAGCTCATCAACTTGTGCAGTATATTTATCAGTGATGCCCTGCACTTCTTTCTTGAGCGTATTGAGATCGTCCTCGGAAATATCCCCTTCCTTCTTTTGCTTACTCAGTATATCGATAACTGCTCTCCGATGATTTCGGATAGTAATCTTCATATCTTCGCCCTGCTTATTGAGTCTTTTCACGATTTCTTTTCGTCGCTCCTCAGTCAACGCAGGTATAGGGACTCGTATCAAACTGCCATCACGCGACGGATTAAGGCCTAATCCAGATTGGTGGATGGCTTTTTCAACAGCATCCACAGCTCCAGTGTCATAAACTTGAATAGTCAACAACCTGGCCTCTGCGACGTTAATCAGTCCAAGGGAATTAAGAGGAGTCTGAGTTCCATAGTAGTCTACCATGACCCCTTCGAGGATGCCGGTTGAAGCTCTGCCAGTTTTTGTTTTTTGAAGCTCTGCGCGAAAGTGCTCTATTGTTCTTTCGCATTCTTGGGTAAAGGCATCAAGTTCTTCAGATGGCATAGTTCTTCTCCAGTTTTCTCTTCATAAACTGCATTTTGCTTATTCGCTTCGTTTATGCGCTATCTCTCCAACAACTGTTCCTACCTTTTCGCCCAGTACAACTTTGCGGAGGTTATCAGCAGTGTTGATATTAAAAACGACGAGCGGAAGATTATTATCCATACACAGTGAAATAGCGGCAGCGTCCATTACCTTCAATTGTTTCTGAAGGACCTCTAGGTGAGATATCTGATCATATGGAGTTGCCTGCGGATTGGTCACTGGGTCCGAGTCATATACCTTACCTACCTTCGTACCTTTCAAAAGAATATCGGCACTAATTTCCATGGCACGTAAGCTTGCAGCTGTATCTGTGGTGAAGTACGGGTTCCCTGTGCCACAAGCAAAGATTACAACTCTATTTTTTTCGAGATGTCGAACTGCTCTTCTGCGGATATATGGCTCTGCTATCTGTCGCATCTCTATAGCAGAGAGCACTCGGGTATCCACCCCTGCTTGCTCTAGACTATCTTGCAGAGCCAGTGCATTCATGGCTGTTGCTAGCATGCCCATGTAATCACCAGAGGCCCGATCCATGCCTTGAGCTCCAGCCTGAGCACCTCGGATGATATTTCCGCCGCCTATGACAATTCCAACTTGAACGCCCAAGTCTGAAACGACTTTGATCTCACTGACCAACTGAAGAACTACCGATGGGTCGATACCAAAGCCCTGCTCACCAGCAAGAATTTCTCCAGAGAGTTTGAGGAGTATTCTGTTAAATATTGGTGAGCTCATGGCACTCCTTCGCTTGTTTCGACATACACGCTCTTTCAGGTCATCGGGGATTCGCGTCCTCGATAACCCCTCGTTATAATTGCGTCCTATCCAGCAGGTTAGCACACATTTCGGCAGACGCCAGAGAGGGAAACTACGCTCGTATCAAAACAGAGTAGCCCTTGACCGCTCTGCGACCGTGTATTCCCTCATTTCCGATAAATTTATCCACTAGCGATGGTTGCTGCCACCTCGTCAGCAAAGCTCTGTCCCGAGCTCTTTTCAATGCCTTCGCCAACCTCAAAGCGTTGAAAGCGCCGGATGGTGACTTTCTCTCCGCACTTTACTCCGAGCTCTTCGATGATATCTCTCACGGTTTTTTTGCCTGAATCATCTTTCACAAATGGCTGCTCAAGTAAAACGCATTCCTCAAAGAATTTCTTCAGCTTTCCAGGGATAATTTTGTCGGCTTTCGCTTTCTGAGCATCATTCAAGGATTCAATGATGATCTCCTCTTCCTTCTTCACAATTTCAGAGGGGATTTCCTCAGTAGTCACATACTTTGGCTTCATCGCAGCAACATGCAGCGCGATCTCAGCGGCTGCTTTTTGGAAGTCTTCTCCCCGTGCCACGAAGTCTGTTTCGCAATTAAGTTCTACAAGCACTCCGACCTGACTTCCAGCGTGGACATAAATACCCACAGTACCTTCCGCTGCAATCTTACCAGCTCGTTTTCCAAGGTCTTTTAAACCTTTCTTTCGTAATATCTCTATTGCGCCATTCACATCACCATTAGCTTCCTGAAGGGCTCCCTTACAGTCCATCATACCAGCTCCAGTCTTCTCTCGTAGCTCTTTTACCAGTGCTGCTGAAATTGCTGCTGACATACTCCTCTCCTTTTTTCTTCTCTTTGTAGTCTTTGGTTTTGGTTCATTTATGTTCGGCTAACGAGCCTTCCCTCAAATGCATCATGTAGCTCGTCATGTCCTACATGTCAGAGATAGGCTCCTGCCATTCACGAGCTATGCCGAAACGGCTAGTTCAGCGCCATCTTTCAGCTCGGCATCTTTTTCTCCGCTGGATCCTTTTCGAGTAACAACTTCGACGTCACTTCCCGCCTTTTTCGAGCGGTTTTGTTGCCGATCCGCTCCTCTCGACAAAAAGGAATGTCTGCCACGTGAGAATGCTGCAGCAACATTTTCTACGAAGAGCTTCAGTGTTTTTGA
This genomic window contains:
- the tsf gene encoding translation elongation factor Ts, which produces MSAAISAALVKELREKTGAGMMDCKGALQEANGDVNGAIEILRKKGLKDLGKRAGKIAAEGTVGIYVHAGSQVGVLVELNCETDFVARGEDFQKAAAEIALHVAAMKPKYVTTEEIPSEIVKKEEEIIIESLNDAQKAKADKIIPGKLKKFFEECVLLEQPFVKDDSGKKTVRDIIEELGVKCGEKVTIRRFQRFEVGEGIEKSSGQSFADEVAATIASG
- a CDS encoding 1-deoxy-D-xylulose-5-phosphate reductoisomerase — encoded protein: MLVPSQPPDNSSIAQLKRVALFGSTGSIGKTSLSVLRQSPEHEVIGLFANSSVELFVEQVREFKPRFAGLADHAANKVAKAALGNDYQGEWLESENEFITFATSNHYDIHIGAIVGIEGIFTALPAYKSGKRVALANKEALVVGGGFFRDALKESHCGTLLPVDSEHSSLFRLIQCIPQNSIAKIGLTASGGPFFRTPLQELEAVSVEDALAHPTWKMGKRISLDSATLMNKAFELIEAKWLFDVAPENISVKIHPQSILHGFIECSDGSQFFHGSPPDMALPITYALHYPGISPIVMPPFVEGALELLACDEERFSAIRLGRQVAKQEEEAGIALRFYTANEVAADAFLERKLPFTGIVSFIEEALMRNCIAPLRQPEDLRTLLNEERIQLKEWLVDFSRRCNK
- the rseP gene encoding RIP metalloprotease RseP; this encodes MSIITAILALGILVFVHELGHFLFAKLFSVQVLEFAVGFGPRIWGRQFRGTAYSIRAIPLGGYVRMAGESPLDFESASPTVSENNTPPDQEKGDTTSEEPMSGAADLASESLTDELSDDSFLPPVTTDRNRWFLSQSYIPKFLIVFAGPLFNVLFAILLAWFALFLFGKATSVEIAKIGATIPDLPAEQAGIQAGDTVIRINGKEITLWDEMARTIQNSAGASLQLDLDRDGEIVSLTLTPTLEQSELDILLDDDEYRERYKVGIIPATTREAAGFFEAATLGVQQVLFISELTLKGLYGMIKGRLSTDSISGPLYIFKHGADAAQSGIDRLIDFMVFLSVSLALLNLLPIPVLDGGHLVFFTIEAIKGSPVSMRLQQIATQIGMLFLLGLMLFAVSNDIKKLFG
- a CDS encoding ribosome recycling factor, with amino-acid sequence MPSEELDAFTQECERTIEHFRAELQKTKTGRASTGILEGVMVDYYGTQTPLNSLGLINVAEARLLTIQVYDTGAVDAVEKAIHQSGLGLNPSRDGSLIRVPIPALTEERRKEIVKRLNKQGEDMKITIRNHRRAVIDILSKQKKEGDISEDDLNTLKKEVQGITDKYTAQVDELLQKKENEVLEV
- a CDS encoding isoprenyl transferase, whose amino-acid sequence is MSCSRRRKTKYLRCKNLENGSSSPPLSATSTLHMDGIPRHVAIIMDGNGRWAEQRGAQRVKGHEAGVHSVRRVLEESRKYGIRYVTLYAFSSENWNRPQDEVNALMSLFAEYLVKERQALLDQNIRMRSIGDRSRLPDDVCSKLEALEHDTKHCEGMDLILAISYGGRDEILRASRRFMQEVIEGSLSVEELNDENFAQCLDTAGIPDPDLLIRTSGEYRISNFLLWQLAYTEILVTETLWPDFSREEFASCLSAYAKRDRRYGRTTIDSHVIAASDSA
- the rho gene encoding transcription termination factor Rho — its product is MNLSELKGLKSEELVKLAGEFEITNANTLRRQELIFSILTAQSETNGNIYGDGVLECLPDGFGFLRSPNDNYLPGSDDIYVSPNQIRRFGLRTGDTVEGQIRPPREKEGERYFALLKVKSVNRDSTDALKSKIHFDNLTPLYPDERLKLETKTTQKDFSQRIIDLFCPIGKGQRGLIVAPPRTGKTVLLQRIANAITENHPECVLIVLLIDERPEEVTDMSRSVKGEVVSSTFDEPAQRHVQVAEMVIEKARRLVEHKKDVVILLDSITRLARAYNTVVPPSGKILSGGVDSNALHKPKRFFGAARNVEEGGSLTIIGTALIETGSRMDEVIFEEFKGTGNMELVLDRKLADRRVYPAVDLNRSGTRKEDLLLEPDVLQKIWLLRKVLNPLNTIEAMEWLISKMDGTKSNKDFLEMMKGG
- a CDS encoding UMP kinase, whose product is MSSPIFNRILLKLSGEILAGEQGFGIDPSVVLQLVSEIKVVSDLGVQVGIVIGGGNIIRGAQAGAQGMDRASGDYMGMLATAMNALALQDSLEQAGVDTRVLSAIEMRQIAEPYIRRRAVRHLEKNRVVIFACGTGNPYFTTDTAASLRAMEISADILLKGTKVGKVYDSDPVTNPQATPYDQISHLEVLQKQLKVMDAAAISLCMDNNLPLVVFNINTADNLRKVVLGEKVGTVVGEIAHKRSE